One Oncorhynchus masou masou isolate Uvic2021 chromosome 27, UVic_Omas_1.1, whole genome shotgun sequence genomic window carries:
- the LOC135516091 gene encoding ras-related protein Rab-38-like isoform X2, protein MTGCVHGTLTGQERYGNMTRVYYREAVGALVIFDMTRASTFQAVLKWKGDLDSKVALGNGMPVPAVLLGNKCDQLSTGLCSKLPKLENFTRDHGFVGWYETSAKDNINIDAAIMCLVESIMAVEEERPPAGDPRDPSILVSPRFDYNRTGMAGLPGCDGCKKRPLPGRREMEDI, encoded by the exons atgactggttgtgttcatggcACATTAACAG GCCAGGAGCGCTATGGCAACATGACGCGGGTTTACTACCGCGAGGCTGTAGGAGCGTTGGTGATCTTTGACATGACGCGGGCCTCTACCTTCCAGGCTGTCCTCAAATGGAAGGGAGACCTCGACTCCAAG GTTGCTCTGGGTAACGGGATGCCAGTTCCGGCCGTCTTATTGGGTAATAAATGTGACCAGCTGAGTACGGGTCTCTGTTCCAAACTGCCCAAACTGGAGAACTTCACTAGAGACCACGGCTTTGTAGGGTGGTACGAGACCTCCGCCaag GACAACATCAACATCGACGCGGCCATCATGTGTTTGGTAGAGAGCATCATGGCTGTAGAAGAGGAGAGGCCGCCAGCTGGAGATCCTAGAGACCCGAGCATCCTGGTCTCACCACGCTTTGACTACAATAGGACAGGGATGGCTGGACTGCCGGGGTGCGATGGGTGTAAAAAGCGACCTCTGCCTGGCCGAAGGGAGATGGAGGATATTTGA
- the LOC135516091 gene encoding ras-related protein Rab-38-like isoform X1: MQQERLLKVLVIGDLGVGKTSIIKRYVHQIFSQHYRATVGVDFALKLLNWDHKTVVRLQLWDIAGQERYGNMTRVYYREAVGALVIFDMTRASTFQAVLKWKGDLDSKVALGNGMPVPAVLLGNKCDQLSTGLCSKLPKLENFTRDHGFVGWYETSAKDNINIDAAIMCLVESIMAVEEERPPAGDPRDPSILVSPRFDYNRTGMAGLPGCDGCKKRPLPGRREMEDI; this comes from the exons ATGCAGCAGGAACGCTTGCTGAAGGTTCTAGTCATCGGTGACCTGGGGGTCGGGAAGACGTCCATAATAAAGCGTTATGTCCATCAGATATTCTCCCAACATTACAGAGCCACCGTCGGAGTCGACTTCGCCCTCAAACTCCTCAATTGGGATCACAAGACGGTCGTGCGACTGCAGCTGTGGGACATCGCAG GCCAGGAGCGCTATGGCAACATGACGCGGGTTTACTACCGCGAGGCTGTAGGAGCGTTGGTGATCTTTGACATGACGCGGGCCTCTACCTTCCAGGCTGTCCTCAAATGGAAGGGAGACCTCGACTCCAAG GTTGCTCTGGGTAACGGGATGCCAGTTCCGGCCGTCTTATTGGGTAATAAATGTGACCAGCTGAGTACGGGTCTCTGTTCCAAACTGCCCAAACTGGAGAACTTCACTAGAGACCACGGCTTTGTAGGGTGGTACGAGACCTCCGCCaag GACAACATCAACATCGACGCGGCCATCATGTGTTTGGTAGAGAGCATCATGGCTGTAGAAGAGGAGAGGCCGCCAGCTGGAGATCCTAGAGACCCGAGCATCCTGGTCTCACCACGCTTTGACTACAATAGGACAGGGATGGCTGGACTGCCGGGGTGCGATGGGTGTAAAAAGCGACCTCTGCCTGGCCGAAGGGAGATGGAGGATATTTGA
- the LOC135516092 gene encoding ras-related protein Rab-39B-like has protein sequence MEAIWLYQFRLIVIGDSTVGKSCLIRRFTEGRFAQVSDPTVGVDFFSRLVEIEPGKRIKLQIWDTAGQERFRSITRAYYRNSVGGLLLFDITNRRSFQNVHDWLEEARSHVQPHSIVFLLVGHKCDLEPQRQVTRQEAEKLAGAYGMRYVETSAREAINVEHAFTELTRDIFQLVRSGDITIQEGWEGVKSGFVPNVVHSSEEVTKSDRRCLC, from the exons ATGGAGGCGATATGGTTGTACCAGTTCAGACTCATCGTCATTGGGGACTCGACGGTGGGGAAATCGTGCCTGATCCGGCGGTTCACGGAGGGAAGGTTTGCCCAGGTGAGTGACCCGACGGTCGGCGTGGATTTCTTCTCTCGCCTGGTGGAGATTGAGCCGGGGAAACGCATCAAGCTACAGATCTGGGATACCGCGGGACAGGAGCGCTTCAG gTCCATCACCAGAGCCTACTATCGTAACTCGGTGGGCGGGCTCCTCCTGTTTGACATCACAAACCGCCGTTCCTTCCAGAATGTTCATGATTGGCTAGAGGAGGCCCGGAGCCACGTACAACCACACAGCATTGTGTTCCTATTGGTCGGCCACAAGTGTGACCTGGAACCTCAGCGCCAG GTAACTCGTCAGGAGGCTGAGAAACTCGCCGGCGCCTATGGGATGCGTTACGTAGAAACTTCGGCCCGCGAAGCCATAAACGTGGAGCACGCCTTCACGGAGCTGACCAGGGACATCTTTCAGCTG GTGAGGAGCGGTGACATCACTATCCAGGAGGGCTGGGAGGGGGTGAAGAGCGGCTTCGTTCCCAACGTGGTCCACTCCTCCGAGGAGGTCACCAAGAGCGACCGGCGCTGCCTCTGCTGA